The Candidatus Margulisiibacteriota bacterium genome contains the following window.
GATCTTCTACTGCTGCAGCAATTACCCGAAATGCGATTACGCCGCCTGGCAGCGGCCGACCGCCGAGCCGAAACCGGAGGAAGGGCATGCTTAGAGACTTCTTTACCAAGAATACGCGCCTGAAGTTTATGGCCTTGGTCCTGGCGGTCATTCTTTGGTCGATCGCGAGATATTGGACGGTTAGATAAAATGCTTCGGCTTTCCGGCCTGAAAGAGATGCAGGCGTTTTCCGCCCAGGCTCGGCGCGACAAACGGACGATTGGTTTTGTCCCGACGATGGGGGCGCTGCACGAAGGGCATCTTGCCCTGGCGGCTGAAGCCCGAAAGCGTTGCGACCTGTTGGTGGTCAGCATTTTTGTAAACCCGATCCAATTCGGCCCTAAAGAAGATTTTAACGCTTACCCCCGGGACCTTGAAAAAGACGCGCAGCTTTTGGCGCCGTACGAGGTTGATGTTCTTTTCACGCCGTCGGCGGCCGAGATGTTTCCCGACGGATTTAACGTTCAAGTCGAAGTTAAAGGGATAACGGAAACACTGTGCGGCAAAAGCCGGCCCGGTCATTTCGCCGGAGTAGCGACTGTCGTGGCCAAATTGTTCAATCTGGTCCAGCCGGACAGGGCGTTTTTCGGCGCGAAAGATTATCAGCAACAGCTGGTGATCAGAAAAATGGTTGCCGATCTGAATTTTCCGGTTGAGATCGTGACTTTGCCGACGGTCAGGGAAAGCGACGGGCTGGCAATGAGCTCTCGCAACCGCTATCTTAGTCCGGAAGAAAGGCAGGCTGCGACCGTCCTTTATAGGGGGTTGCTTCTGGCTAAGGAAGCGCTGGCTAAAGGAACCGAGCCGATCAAGGTGCAGCAGCAAATAGAAGCGTTTATCGGCCAAGAACCATTGGCGAAGCTCGATTACGTCACGGTTGTTGATTCGGAGACGCTGGCGGAAGCTTCAAATAAAGGGAAACACTTGGTCGCGTTAGCCGTTTATATCGGTAAGACCAGGTTGATCGATAATTTAGTCGTTTAGGGTTGTTGGGGGGAGGAGTGGTCATGGGGAAAGGGCGGGGGTTTACTTTGGTTGAACTGCTGGTTGTTATAAGTATCGTCGGGTTATTGTGTTTTTCTTTGCTCCCCGTGCTTAATAGATTCAGAGGACGGGTGTGTCTGAAACGGGCCGCCAGCCTAACCGTTGCCAATTTAAGGCTAGCCCAGGCAAAGGCAATCTTGCACTCCAATCAAATAAACTGCTTAGTTGCCGGAGAGGTTTTGCCGGGAGTTGCCGTAATGACGACCAAAACGTACGCTTTTACGGCGGATGGCTTCACCCCGCCGGCCGGCTCCGGGACCTCGACTCTGACCTCAAAACATGGAAAACGCAAAGTTATTGTTTCCTCCATGGGGAGAGTGCGGAGTGAATAAAGGGATCACTTTGATCGAATTGGTCGTCGCCTGTGGCTTGCTGCTGGTTTTTACCGCTTGTTCGGCGGTTTTGTATCGCCAGGCTTGCGCTCTTGCCGCGAAAAGCGACCAGCGACTGGAGGTTTTAAACAAAGCCGAAAATAGTTTGGCCGAAATAGTCACGGCCAATGATTTCGCAACGTTATCGTCGGGAGCCGACCATCGTTTTGTGGTGATCCCCTTTGCCGCTAAGCTGGCCAGGATCGATCTTTTGGTGAAGAAGCCTGACGGCAACGAAGAGCGCTTTACCACGCTAAGGTGTTTGGAATGAAACGGGGTTTTACTTTGATTGAACTGCTGGTCGTTCTTGGTTTATTAGCGGTGATAATGCCGGTTATGCTTTCGATTCTGGCCGGTGAGATAAAAAGCGGCGACAAGGTTATAGCGCGAAGTTTAGGCCAACAGGCGGAAACCATCCTCGCCTGGCGGATAGTGAGCAGTTTACGCGGCGCGGACAAGGTTAATATTATCGCTTCAAACGAGGCCGAAATTACAACGGACAGTCTAATCTTCTCTTATCTTTACGAAGGAGGGATTGTTAAGCGAAGGAGCGGGAAAAGCAGTCAGCCCCTCTCGAATCCGGGCGAAATACAGGGCTTAACGTTCCGGTCGATCGGGTCGAACACGATAGAAATGACTCTCAATCAACGGCAGGTCTTGATATGCAGGGAATGAGCCGCGGGGTCGCCTTGATCTTAGCGCTGGTTATTGGCGGGACGATCCTAACCTTGGGTGTAATTGCGACCAGAATAGTTTATAATAACCTCTGGACGTCGCAAGCGATGTTGCTCAAGGAAAAGGGCTATTGGCTGGCGTCCGGCGGGCTGGAGTGGGGGGAAGCCCGTCTAAGGGCGAACCCTGATTGGTTTACCGATTTGCCGGTCCTAACAAACAAGAAAGAATGGCTGTTAAAATCGGCGCTCGGTGAAACGATTGTTTTGGCGGCCGGCCAGATCAAGGTTGTTAGGGAAAAAGGGGCTCCGATCGTCTACTCGGTCGGTTCCTTTGCTTCCGCCAGAGTGGTTATGCGCGGAGAATTAAACTCGGGAAAAATTGAAAGAAAGAGGGAACTATAAAATGACAAACTATTTGATCATGGTCACATCGATTTTATTGGCGGTCGCCGGGCAATTAATGATGAAAAAAGGAATGGTTGCGTTTGGTGCGTTCCCATTTAACCAGCTATTAGTGAAAATTATTCCGATGGTCCTCAATCCCTGGGTCTTTTTTGGTTTTGTTTGTTTTGGCCTTTCTTCCTTGTTCTGGCTGGTCGTCCTTTCCCGCTTGCCCTTAAGCCTGGTCTATCCGATGGTCAGCATCGGCTACGTTTTGGTTGCCTTGGTCTCAATGTATTTGTTCCGTGAGCCGGTCAGCGCCGTTCGTTGGCTGGGGATCGTGGTAATAGTCGCCGGAGTTATTCTTATTTCCCGCAGTTAATCTTTGTTGTAGTACTTGGTGAAGTCTTCGGGGCGGATATCCTGCACAAAATCATTGAATTTTTTCGTCTCTTCGGCGTCTTTTTCCGAATTGACCAGCTTGGCCTGCATCATGACGACTTCTGAAACCAGGATTGGAATGTGACAGCGGACCGCCAGGGCGATCGCGTCGGATGGGCGGGCATCGATGTTTAAAATCTTACCTTCTTTTGTTTCGATGTTGATGGTCGCGAAGAAGGTTCCCTCTTTAACGTCAGTAATGATCACTTGTTTGACTTTGCCGCCGAGGGCTTCAATGGAATTGCGCAGGAGATCGTGGGTCATCGGGCGGGGGGGCTTAACCCCTTGCATCTCCATGGCGACGGCGGCAGCTTCAAACACGCCGATCCAGATGGGGAGAAAGTTCAGCTCTTCCTGATCGCGGAGCAGGACCAAGGGGGAGAGATTGCGCGGGTCAAAACCTAACCCACCGACAATCAGCTCGATCATGCCTTGGCGGCGACTTCAACGATCTTGGCGAAGGTCGCCGGATCGTTCATGGCGAGGTCGGCCAGCATTTTGCGGTCCAGCGCGACGCCGGCTTTTTTTAAGCCGGAGATGAGAGTGTTATATTTCAGGCCGGCGGCTACCGCGGCGGCGTTGATCCGGCCGATCCACAAGGAGCGCATATCCCGCTTTTTCTGGCGCCGTCCGCGGGTCGCGTGCGTTAAAGCCTTGAAAACCGCGGTCTTGGCGCGGCGGAACTGGGTCCTAACCGTCCGGCGGAACCCTTTAGCCCGGTTGAAAATCTTTTTTCTTCGGCGACGAGCAACAAATCCTCTTTTAACCCTAACCATTTCTTAGCCTCCTGGCAACATATCGTGGATCCGCCGAACGTCCGAAGGCGAAACTTCTTTCTTCGCTTTCAGGCGCCGTCTTTTGGAAGCTGATTTCCATTCCAAAAGGTGGCGTAATCCGGAAGACCGTCTTAAGATCTTTCCCGACTTTTTAATTTCGAACCTTTTCGCGGCCGCTCGTCTTGTTTTTGCTTTAGGCATTAATGTTTCACCGGCGCAAGCATTAGATTTAGGTTTTTCCCTTCCATCTTTGGAGGAGCCTCTGGCTTGCCCGCCTCCGTAACTGCTTCAATCATTCGTTCCAGGACCCGATGTCCCAGTTCTTTATGGGCCATTTCTCTTCCCCGGAAGAAAATGTTGATCTTGACCTTAAATCCCTTCGCGAGGAATTCCAAGGTCTTGTTTACCCGCACGTCAAAATCGTGCTGGGCGATCTTGGGGGAGAGCTTAACTTCTTTTATAACCCCGGATTTAGAGGATTTGCGCGCCTCTTTATCCTTTTTAGACAATTCGTACTTAAGCTTGCCGTAGTCGCCGATCTTGGCGACCGGCGGAGTCGCGGCCGGCGCGATCAAAATAAGATCGCAACCGCGCTCGCGCGCCAGACGAAGTGCTTCGGGGGTTGGGCGGTTGCCAAGCTGTTGTCCGTTTTCGTCAATCAGTCTGACTTCCTTGGCCCAAATGCGTTCATTAACCTGATACTGTTTAATTGTTAGCCCCCATACAATCTAATTATAGCGCATTTCAGGGCGGAGGTCAAAGGAAAAATCCTGGATCGTCTTAACGCCGATCTCTCCCTTTTCGCGGGAGCGGATGGCGACCGTGCCGGCTTGCTCTTCTTTATCCCCAACAATCAGCATATAAGGGACTTTTTGGAGCTGGGCGTTGCGGATTTTAGCGCCAATAGTCTCCCGGCGGGGGTCGACTTCGACCCGGACCCCGATCTCCCGGAGCTGGGCGGCAACTTTGTCTGCGTAGTCGTTATGGCGGTCAGAGACCGGCAGGATCGAGACTTGGGTTGGCGCGAGCCAGAAGGGGAACGCCCCGCCGTAATGTTCGATCAAAGCCCCAATAAATCGCTCCAAACTGCCTAAAATAGCGCGATGGACCATCACTGGCGTCTTTTGTTTTCCATCTTCGCCAATGTAATTAAGGTTAAAACGTTGGGGGAGGTTGAAATCAACCTGAACAGTCGGTCCCTGCCAGGCCCGGCCCAGGGAGTCTTTGAGCTTAACATCGATCTTCGGACCGTAGAAAACGCCGGCACCCGGATCGATCTCGAAGGGAAGGCCCCTATCTTGAAGCGCTTTTTCCAGGATAGCGGTTGCTTTTTCCCAATTGTCGATCGTGCCGGCAAAACTTTCCGGCCGGGTCGAGAGGTTGATCTTGAAATCAAAGCCGAATGTTTTCATGACAAACGCGATAAAATCCAACGTTTGCACGATCTCTCCCTCAAGCTGGTCTTCCCGGCAGAAGATGTGGGCGTCATCCTGGGTAAAGCCCCGGACCCGCAGCAGTCCATGGAGAACGCCCGATTTTTCGTAGCGATAGACCGTGCCGAATTCAAAATAGCGGATCGGCAGATCGCGGTAGCTTCGAGTCTTACGGCTATAGATCAGAATATGGCCCGGGCAGTTCATCGGTTTAACGACATACTCTTGTTCATCGATCTTCATGAAATACATGTTTTCGCGATAATAATTAGTATGGCCGGAAGTGTTCCAGAGATCGATCTTGGCGATATGAGGGATATAAACCTGTTCGTAACCCCGTTTGAGATTCTCTTTTTTCATAAAATCTTCGATCAGACTGCGGAGCATCGCCCCTTTCGGGTGATAATAGACTAACCCGGCTCCGGCTTCTTCGTGGAGGGAGAAGAGGTCTAGCTCTTTGCCCAATTTACGGTGATCGCGCTTCTTGGCCTCTTCCAGATTGGCGAGATAGGTATCAAGCTCTTCTTTGGTTGGAAAGGCGGTTCCGTAGATCCGCTGCATCATCGGATTGGTCTCTATCCCGCGCCAGTAAGCGCCGGCGATGGAGAGGAGTTTGAAGGCCTTGATCCGGCCGGTAAAATCAACGTGGGGGCCGCGGCAGAGGTCGACAAAGTCGCCATTGCGATAGAGAGTGACCTTGTCAGTCTCAAGATCTTTGATGATCTCGACCTTATATTTTTCCCCTTTTTCCTCAAATAAACGGAGCGCTTCGTCTTTGCTCACTTCCTGCCGTTCGAATTTCTGGTTTTTCTTGCAGATATCCTTCATCGCTTTTTCGATTTTCGGAAGATCTTCGGGGGTGATTGCCTGCGGCAGATCAAAATCGTAATAAAAACCGTCTTCGGTCGATGGGCCGATCCCAAGTTTTACTCCTGGGAAGATCTCCATGACCGCCTGGGCCAGGAGGTGGGAGGTAGAATGACGCAAGGTTTCCAAGTCGAATTTACTCATGCAATAAGTATAACATATGACGTGACGTTTTTAAGCTGTCCTAGCCCAAGCGTCGGCGGCTAGGACATTATCAAGTGAGGCAATAGGCTGGCTTTCGTGCTTATCCAGGACCGCTTTGACCCGCTGGGGGATCTCGGCGAAGCTGATCTTACCATCAAGAAACTGGCGGACGGCGACTTCGCTGGCGGCGTTAAGAACGGCGGTCATGGTCCCGCCTTTTTTGCCAGCCTCATAAGCGTACTGCAGGCAAGGGAACTTGGTGAAGTCCGGCTTTTGGAAGGTCAGTTGCGCGACCTTGGTGAAATCGAGCCGGCCCCACATATTTTGCTGTCGTTCCTCTTCCAGCAGGGCGTATTGGATCGGGATCCGCATGTCAGGGGCGCCTAACTGGGCGATGACCGAGCCGTCAATGAACTCAACCATGGAGTGGATGGTACTTTCGGGGTGGATAATGACCTCGATCTGGGAATAATCGAGCCCAAAGAGATGGTGAGCTTCGATCACTTCCAGCCCTTTGTTCATCAAAGTGGCGGAATCAATGGTGACTTTGGGCCCCATCTTCCAGGTCGGGTGTTTTAAAGCTTCTTTAGCGGTCAGCGTGGCGAACTTTTCCACCGGGGTCTTTAAAAAAGGCCCCCCGGAAGCGGTAATGATCAGCTTCTTGATCGTTTTGCGATCTTCTCCCCGTAAACATTGGGTGATGGCGCTGTGCTCGCTGTCGATTGGGAAGATTCGCACTTTATTGGCCGCGACCTCTTTCATGAACAGGTCACCGGCGGCGACAAGGACTTCTTTCGTGGCCAGGGCAATATCTTTCTTGGCCTGGACCGCGGCTAACGCGGCCGAAAGGGGGGCGGCGCCGGGGATCGCGACGACTACCATTTTAGCGGTCGGCATTGTCGCCGCTTTGACCAAACCTTCGGGGCCAACGACGACTTCCGCCTTGATATCAGGGAGGGCGGCTAGGAGCTTTTGTTTCCCTTCTTCAGTCGCCAGGGCAACGAGCTGCGGTTGGAATTTCTTGATCTGCTCGACCAGGATCGGGATATCGTTCCTGGCGGCCAAAGCGACAACGTTTAAACGGCTGGGGTAAATGGAAACAATTTCCAGTGTTTGTTTGCCGATCGAGCCGGTGGAGCCGAGGATAGTAATGCCCTTTTTCATAGCAAAATACTAGCATAGATTGCTGGAAAGTGAAATAAACGCCAAAATACGCCGATAATATCCTGGAGGCGAGTATGGTTCTTCAATTAGACCCTTTACCAAATAACTATAAACAAAAGCAAACGGCATTTCGCGCTTATCATCAGCGCAACGGCTATCAGGGATATCATTCCCCGTTAATTCCGGTGACCGAAGCTAAGCGGGCCGCCTTGCGGCCTGGCGACCTGATAATTAATGCCGTAGGCCTGGCGGATGTCTATAAACAACCCCGGATTTTAAGCGAGCTTCGGGAAGGACGGATTGTCAAAACGGTCGACTTTGAAAAAATTCGGCAGCCCAGATTTGTCTGGCTTGACCACGAAGAAGAGAGTCGGCGCGAGAGTTTCTTAGCCGATAATCCTTTGCGGGAAGCATACGAATATTATTCAAATGCCGCGCGCCAAATGCAGCTTAACGCCCAAGCAAATGGGATTGAGATCGTTCAAAAAGTAAACTTTCCATTGTTTCACGAAACCAATTATGACGGAGCGATGAATTTGTTGGATAACGGGCCGGACTACTGGCGGATTTGGAGCCGTTGGAACAAAGAAGGGGGCTACTGCTTTTATGTTGGTTTGACCAAGGAGCAAACATTGGGGAAAGGGATGAAAAATGGGGCGTTGGTCCAAATTGAGAGCGCTCCCGACAGAGCGGCAAAATGGCTGCGAAATATGGAGTTGTACTATTTATTAACCGTTGATCCTCTGAATCTTGATCAGCATCGTCTCCTGCCAACTTATGCTGCTGAAGCGAGACGGGGGCCGATCTATTCAATAAGCGCTTTATGTGCTGAAGTGGGGGCATCGGCTTTCCATAATGACCAGATCGCTTTTATCTTTGATAGCTTTGAAGACTATTATCCGCGAGAAATAGTTTAACTCCGTCCGTTCTTTTCGTGATAATAGTCATAAATCCACTTGGCTAGAAAAGCGAGAATGACCAGCCCGACTAAGATATCAATAATATCCCCGTATTTTCTGATGATCAGCCAATTGCTCCCCAGAAGATAGCCCAGATAGGTCAAGGCAAAACACCAGGGGATCGAACCAAGGAACGAATAGAGCGAGAATTTCAAGAAAGGCATCTCCGCTACCCCGGCCGGCAGTGAGATGAAGGTCCTGATCACCGGCAGGTTGCGGGCGATAAAGACGGCAAAATCACCGTGCTTGGCGAAGAATTTTTCAGCGTGATGGACTTCTTTCTCTTTGATAAAAAAATACTTGCCGTACTTAAGCACGAAAGGGCGCCCGCCGTAATAGCCGATCGCGTAGGTTAAGACCGCTCCCAGCAAATTTCCCAGCGCTCCCATTAGAGTTGCTCCAAGCAAGGTCATTTTGCCGGTAGAGACTAGATAGCCGGAAAAGGGCATGATCAATTCGGAGGGGATTGGAATACAGGCCGATTCCAGGGTCATTAGGATAAAAATTCCCGCATAGCCGATCTGTGAGATCGTATTGGTAACGAAGTGCAGCAGTATTTCCAAAACCTGCGCGATCACGGTTTCTTATTGGTGATCGTGACTTTTTTCAGGACGATCTCGGTCCGCGGCCGATCGCGCTCGTCCCGTTCCGCCTGGGAGATCTTTTCGACAAGGTCGTAACCTTTGATAACTTTGCCGAAGATGGTGTGTTTGCCGTCAAGCCAGCCGGTCGGCGCGACGGTGATGAAGAATTGGCTGCCGTTGGTGTTCGGGCCGGAATTGGCCATGGCCAGGCGTCCCGGCTTATCGAAGGTGGTGGTTTGCGGCGTTTCGTCATCGAACTTATAGCCGGGGCCTCCCATGCCGTTCCCCAGCGGATCTCCCCCCTGGATCATGAAGTCGGGAATTACCCGGTGGAAAATGGTCCCGTCATATAACGGTTTTTTCTCGATCTCGCCGGTCTTGGGGTCCAGCCAGCCGATCTCTCCCTTGGCCAGGCCGACAAAATTCCTGACCGTTTGCGGCGCTTCCTTGTCAAGCAATTCGCAGACGATTTTCCCCATCGAAGTCTCCAGGATCGCGTAAGTTTTATCCATTGTTTTTTTCCTTCCTGCCGCGGACAAGGTAGCCGCGAAGATCATTAGAACAACGACCAATAATAGTTTATTTTTCATGTAAGGAATTATACCATATGCTATCATCTGGTCATGGCATTTAATTATCAGTTAAAGAGAAGCCGGCGCCGCCGGAGTGTTGGGATCACCGTTGATCCGAGGCGCGGGGTTGCCGTGGCCGCTCCGTTTTGGGTCAGCCAGGCGCAGATCAACGAGGTGCTGAAGGACAAGCAAGCGTGGATCGAAGAAAAGCTTGCTCTTTTCGCCGCGCAACCGGCTTGGCAAGAAAAGACTTTTCAAGAAGGCGAACTGCTTTTGTTCTTAGGCCGGGAATACCAGTTGCGGCACGATCACGCGCTGGCCAAAGGGGTATATTTGCAGGCGGAGCAAGTTGTTGTCAGTCCCGGGCCAAGAAAGGATCCCCGATCAATCAAAAAGCTGATCCGCGCCTGGTATTATTCGGCGGCCGGGAAAATTCTGGCCGAGCGGATCGCGTTCTACTCGTCAAAGTTAGCCGTTTATCCCGGGAAGGTTGCGGTCAAGGAGCATCGCCGGCAATGGGGGAGCTGTTCCCGAAAGGGGAACCTTAATTTTAATTGGAAACTGGTGATGGCTCCGCTGGAGATCGTCGATTATGTCGTTGTCCATGAGTTAAGCCACCTCCATTATCTCAACCATTCCAAGCTGTTTTGGGCCAAGGTCGCGTCAATTGTTCCAAATTATAAAGAACGGCGAAAATGGCTGAAAACCCACGGGCTGAAACTGGAGCTGTAGCCTCTTTCATGCGCCTAATCCGGCCGGTCAAAAAATTCACTGAAATTATTACGACGACAAAGCGAAAACGTAGTACTACTTCATGAGAGGAGACGACGATGTTTATTTCTGGTTTTTCCCCGATTAGGGTGCGGCCGCGGGCGATCGCCGGCGGCGGACCACAAGCTAGCCGGCCGAAGCAGGAGGCTGCCGCTTCACGTTCAGACTCCGGCACTTACACGATCTCTTTTTCACGCAACGGCAAAGTCGGGCACGGCTCCGATGGTCCGATATACGGCAAAGCCAAAGTTTTATTGATAAGCGGCGACGACAAACTTATCAAGAAGATGGAAGGGTTGATCTCCGGCCTTGATCACGAATATTTATTCTTGCCGCCGAACAATGAAACGCTGTTATTGCTCCGCAACGTTCAGGTCAACCTGACGATCATCGACGTCGGGAAGAAGGAGCTGGCCGACGAAATGGTCGAACGGATCAAGCACCAGTTGCCCGGCGCCAAGATCATTGTTTTGACCGAATACGATCCGGTTGAAGCGGGGGGGGCCGTTAAAGCCAGCCAAAATGTTGACTGCTATTTGGAAAAAAAAGAGGCGGAAAACGGCCTGCCTTTCTTGATCGAATTATTGCTTAGCCAGCAGCAGCTCGAGTTCGAAAGGAATAAAGCCAGAGAGGTCGCCGCGGAACAAACCCGGCTGGCGGATATCGGCTTGGGGGCGGCGGCGGTCGCGCACGAGATCAACAACCAACTGACCGGACTGCACGGCGCCCTTTATCTGATCGGCGAAGCGCTTAATCGGGAAGGGGCGGCTCTTGCCAGTTATAAAAAAATCAAGGGGTATATCGACGGAGCATTAACCGGCCTGGAGCATATCAAAGCGATCATTCAGACGATTCAGGATTTAGGCCGGGGGAATGCCGCTGATTCGCTTTACTCGATCAATGAGGTGGTTCTGGGGGTTAAAGCCTTGAGCGCTGCCGACTTGCGGCGGAAGTCAGTCGTTCTGCAGATGGAAATGGACGAAAGCAATCCGATGGTTTTTGGTAAAAAGCAGAAATTAATGCAGATCGTTTTGAACCTGATAAATAATGCCTGCCATGCCGTCGCTGAAGAAGGGAAAATTATTGTCATGACCAAGAGAACGGAGGATGGGATCAGTTTGGCGGTCAGTGATAATGGGTCAGGAATAGCGGCAGAGGCGTTGCCCCACATTTTCAAGCCGTTTTATACGACAAAATCAGAAAAAGAGGGGACCGGGCTGGGTTTGTATATTGTAAGGAAATTGGTGGAAGAACTTGGCGGAACGATCAGCGTCGCGACCAAGATTGGCGGAGGGACGACCTTCACAGTCTTTATCCCTCCGACCACAAATTAAAAAAGACTAAACGATCCGCGGGAAAGACTACTTTTTACTCAACCAGTTCATCATCTTGCGGAGTTCCCCGCCGACTTTTTCGATTAGATGCCCCTTATCTTTTTCCAGCAGGGCTTTGAAGTTCTTCTGGCCGGACTTGCTCTCCGCCAGCCACTCTTTGGCAAAGGTCCCGTTTTGAATATTGGTGAGGGCCGCTTTCATCCGGGCTTTGACACCGGCATCGATGATCTTCGGCCCGACGGTGACATCCCCCCATTTGGCGGTATTGCTGATCGCTTGGCGCATCCCCCAGATCCCTTTGGAATTCATCAGGTCGACGATCAGTTTCAATTCATGCAGGCATTCGAAGTAGGCCATTTCCGGCTGGTACCCGGCTTCGACCAGGGTTTCAAACCCGGCTTTGACCAGGGCGGAGGTCCCGCCGCAAAGGACGGTCTGTTCGCCGAAAAGGTCGGTCTCGGTTTCTTCTTTAAAGGTTGTTTCAAAAACGCCGGCCCGGGTCCCGCCGATCCCTTTGGCATAGGCGAGCGCGGTCTGCTTGGCTTTACCGGAGGCGTCCTGATGGAT
Protein-coding sequences here:
- a CDS encoding HAMP domain-containing sensor histidine kinase, whose protein sequence is MFISGFSPIRVRPRAIAGGGPQASRPKQEAAASRSDSGTYTISFSRNGKVGHGSDGPIYGKAKVLLISGDDKLIKKMEGLISGLDHEYLFLPPNNETLLLLRNVQVNLTIIDVGKKELADEMVERIKHQLPGAKIIVLTEYDPVEAGGAVKASQNVDCYLEKKEAENGLPFLIELLLSQQQLEFERNKAREVAAEQTRLADIGLGAAAVAHEINNQLTGLHGALYLIGEALNREGAALASYKKIKGYIDGALTGLEHIKAIIQTIQDLGRGNAADSLYSINEVVLGVKALSAADLRRKSVVLQMEMDESNPMVFGKKQKLMQIVLNLINNACHAVAEEGKIIVMTKRTEDGISLAVSDNGSGIAAEALPHIFKPFYTTKSEKEGTGLGLYIVRKLVEELGGTISVATKIGGGTTFTVFIPPTTN
- the ilvC gene encoding ketol-acid reductoisomerase, coding for MAKVYYDQDADLNVLKGKTIAVVGYGSQGRGQSLNLKDSGLNVVIALRNDSASWEKAKSDGQKVLTIAEAAKAADILQILIPDEIQGDVYKEEIAPFMKAGKTLMFSHGFNIHFGQIVPPKDVDVVMVAPKGPGPMVRIMYEQGAGVPSLIAIHQDASGKAKQTALAYAKGIGGTRAGVFETTFKEETETDLFGEQTVLCGGTSALVKAGFETLVEAGYQPEMAYFECLHELKLIVDLMNSKGIWGMRQAISNTAKWGDVTVGPKIIDAGVKARMKAALTNIQNGTFAKEWLAESKSGQKNFKALLEKDKGHLIEKVGGELRKMMNWLSKK